In Rhizobium sp. CIAT894, the genomic window TTTGGGGGATTTGGGAAGGTGGCGGGTTACGGAGCTGGATTAAGCGGAGGAGCATTGTTGGCTGGCATCTTTACCGGCGTGCCGGCGCCTCCCCCCTCTGCCCTGCCGGGCATCTCCCCCACAGGTGGGGAGATCACAAGTGGCCCGCACTTCCTGTCCATTTACCGTTTCGTCGTGCTGGACGCTGATTGTTTGGGAAGCCATCGCGCCCATCCGATCTCCCTCCTTGTGGGGGAGATGCCCGGCAGGGCAGAGGGGGTATCACACGGCAGCCTCTCTCCGCGTCACTCCCGTCAAGCCGACTGCGTCGAGCACCCTCAACATTTTTCTCTCCATGCGCACTCGCCCTTCCCTTCCGCCGCAATAGCTTCACAATCAACCGACAGAAAGTTCGTCCGGGAAACGACAACTAGGGAATGAAACATGGCGCCGATTCTCTCCAAGACTCTTCTGATGACTGCCCTTCTGACCCTGCCGATCGCGGCCGCAGCGCCCGCCTTGGCGCAGGAGGCAAAGCCGCGCGAGGCGGTGATTTCGGTGACGGGCGATGGCGAAAAGGCCGTGGCTCCGGATATGGCGATCGTCAATCTCGCCGTCGTCAAGCAGGCGAAAACCGCCCGCGAAGCGCTCGACGAAAACAACAAGGCGATGAACGAGGTGCTGAAGGCGCTGAAAGACGGCGGTATCGCCGAGCGCGACCTGCAAACCTCCGGCTTTTCCATCCAGCCGCAATATAATTACCCGCAGCCGGTCGACGGCCAGCAGCAGCAGCCGCAGCTGATCGGCTACCAGACGATCAATTCGGTCACTGTCAGGCTGCGCGATCTGGCCAAGCTCGGAGCGGTCATCGACCAGTCGGTCACGCTCGGCATCAACCAGGGCGGCGACATCCAGTTCACCAACGACAAGCCGGAAGCGGCGATCGAAGAGGCGCGCAAGAACGCCGTCGCCGAGGCGGTGAAGAAGGCCAAGACGCTGAGTGAAGCCGCCGGCGTCAAGCTCGGTCGCATCATCGAGATCAACGAGAATGTGCCGCGCGCAATGCCGCAGCCCGCCTATCGCGCCACGATGATGAAGGAAGCGGATTCTGCCGTTCCGGTCCAGGGCGGCGAGAACACTTACAATATCAGCGTCACCGTCACTTTTGCGATCGAGCAGTAAGATTACACCGGTGGCAGCTAAAACCCCTCCCCAACCCCTCCCACGAGGGGGAGGGACTAAGCTGCGGTTACCGGCAGCGGCCAGAATAAAGGTCCTGCTGGCTGCTACTGTTCAACGAATTGCTGCGATGGAAATTATCTGAAGCGGTGCGGCTTCTTAGCCCCTCCCCCTTGTGGGGAGGGGTTGGGGAGGGGTCTACGGCCGGTACAGCCCGCAAAAGAAAACCGCCCTTGCCGATCCGGGGAGACTGGCAAAGGCGGTTCTGGCCGCCGCATCGGGGAGACGAGGCGGTATTTGATATCAGCGACGGATCGCCGGGCAGCCGCGGACGTTGGCGAAGCTCATTTCGCCGGGGCCGCGACGGGTCCAGCCCTGGACGATGACGCGGCGCGGGGTGATATCGACGACGCGGGCGCGGCGGAAGCCGTAATCGCGAGCCATATCTTCGGCGAGACGCGGATCGCAGCCGCGCGGCCGGCGGTCGAAGCCCGGACGCTCGTAGTCCGGAGGCGGACGGCGATAATCGCGCGGCGCACGGTCCTGATCGCCGATAATGATATTCAACTGGGCGGCGGCAGGCGCCACGGTGCCGGCAAGGGTGCCGGCTGTCAGCATGACGGCAAGACCCGCCTTTGCCAAAAACTGCATCATCGAAAAACCTTTCGTTCTATAGTCGGTGCGGCCGAGCCGCCCTCCTCCTCATCACGCCGAAGCGTCATCGGGAATCACTCATACGGATTAGAGAAAAGACGGCGGAAAGTGGCGCCGTCAAGGCAAAACGGCGGCAAGCGCTCGTCGGCGCTTGCCGCCCCAGTGTCCTAGCGGCGGATTAGCGGGCACCCGCGGACATTGGCGAAGACCATTCTGTCCCAGCCGTGACGGTCGCGGCCGGCAACGACGACGACGCGCGGCGACATGCGGGTAATATGGGCTCTGCGCAGGCCGAAATCACGCGCCTTGTTCACGGCATGGATCGGCGAGCAGCCGCGGATCGGCCGAGAATATTGCGCCTCGACGATGAAATTCGTCTGCGTTCCCGCGGCGGCGGCCGTGGAGAAAGTGGCCGGAACGGCGCCGAGGGCGAGCACTGCGGCGAGGCAAGCCTTGGTGAGGAAATGCGTCATGGGATGTCTCCGTCGTTAGCACTATCTCCCTTCAGGGATTGTCTCGACAGTAGACCCCGCAAACTGAACGCTGTTCGAACCGGACATTCACCTCCTATTCAGAAGGATTAATCCCTCAGGGGCTGAGGTGCAGCACAATTTCGCGCCGGTGCGGGCGGTCGCGGTGTTCGAAGAGGTAAAGCCCCTGCCAGGTGCCGAGCATCAGCCTGCCGCGCGCAACGGGAATGCCGATCGAGACCTGTGTCAGCGCAGCCTTGATATGCGCCGGCATGTCATCCGGTCCCTCGGCCCGATGCACGACCCAGCCCATCGACGGATCGGAGGCCGGCGGCACGAGGCGGCGGAAGAAGGAGAGAAGATCGGTGCGCACATCGGCATCGGCATTTTCCTGGATCAGCAGCGAACAGGAGGTGTGGCGCACGAAGACGGTCAGAAGCCCCTCCGCCTGTCCCGACCTGTTGACGAAGGCTTCCGCCTGATCGGTGAATTCGTAAAGGCCCTGCCCGCGAGTGGACAGGGTGAGAATGGTCTGGGGCAAGGCGATCTCCCGTCTCCGAACGATAGCTTGCGAGGTGCCGCGCCGCCGGCCGCAAGTCAAGCTGGCCGGGGCAAAGACGAGCTTGCCCGGGCAAAGCAAGCTTGCCGGGGCAAAGGCGAGCTTGCCCGGCAAAGCAAGCTTGCCTGGGGCAAAGCAAGCTTGCCCGGCAAAGACGAGCTTGCCTGGCAAAGGCGAGCTTGCCCGGGCGAGTCGGGCGCCTCAGAAAGAGGACAGGATGAAGCGCCGGTTGGCGGCAAGCACCGGGCGGGCATTCATCGGATAGAGCGTGGTGAAGGCGCGAATATCCTTTTCGTCGACTTCGATCGGCTGCCGCAGCACCATCCAATCGACAATCTCGCTGCAGGGCGGCGTTGTCAGCGATCCCTCATAGGACCAGTAGGTCAGCTCTTTCGGCAGCAGGCCGTTCGGGTCGACGTCGTCGACCGCGGCTTCGCCGCCCGATGTCTTTGGAAAGGCAGCCGCCAGCCGCGAGAAACCGGCATTGGCCGCCCCCGGCGTCAGGAATACGCCGAGCACGCCAAGCGTGCCGGTTTCCTTGCGCCTGGGGACGAAGTGCATCTCCATCGGGAAGCTGCGGCCGTCGACATGATGTTCGCTCGGTGCATGGAAATGATATTGCAGCAGGTCGTAGCGGTTGCCGCCGCGCGAAAGCGTGCTGCCCTCGGGCACGGTGACCTGGATCGTGTGACCGTTATTGACGATCTTGCCGCCGGCCTTCCAGTCGAGCGTCAGCGGCGCAAGTTCCGCCTTGACGGCCCCGGTCAGATCGAGCGGCGATTGCTGCGAACCGGCAGAACAGGCGGCATTATCCGGCGCCATCGCGCCCCAATGATCGGGGCCGGACTGGCCTTCATAACTCCAATGCGCGGCCTCGGCGGCAAAGTCGGCCTGGGCACAGGCCGGGCAGGCGCCAAGCACAAATAGTCCCTTGATGAAATCACGTCGCTGCATGTCCGTTCCCCTCGTTGCCAGACATCCGCTATGGCTTTGCCGAATTCGGGGCGACTATATCACAGGCAAGAACGCAGAGAAGCCATAGGGCGGCAGTGCGACCCGTTGCGCCGATGCCATCGGTCAGAGTTTGATCAGGGTCTCGAAGCCGCCATAGATCATCCGCTTGCCGTCGAACGGCATCTGCCATTGGTCATCCTTGAGCCTCGGATCGGCCATCACCTTCGCGTTGATATCGTCGCGCTCCTGCCGGGAGCGGTAGATAATCCAGGCAAACACCACCACCTCATCCTCCCTCGCCTGCACGGCGCGGGGAAAGGAGGTCAGTTCGCCATAGGGCACGTCGTCACCGATGCATTCGACATATTCGAGCGCACCATGTTCCTTCCAGATCGTGCCGGCCAATGTCGAGAATTCCTTGTAGGCCTCGACATTCGCTTTCGGCACCGCCACGATGAAACCATCGACATAGGACATGATACATCTCCTTTGAGCATCTGCGCCTCGTGCTGGCGGAGATAGGGGCCCAGCCGGATATATCCAGGAACCGGGCATTCCTCCGATCGCAACTATATGTAAATTTACTGATTTATTACTCTCTTATATAATAATCGCCTAAAATTTGACAGTATTACCCCCCGATCTGGTGTTGCCTGACTGCACCCACCCACACGGCGCGTGCACACGCTCAGGCGTCGGCATCAACACAGCTCGTGGAGGATGTATTCATGATCAAACTTGCTTTTATCGGAACAGCCGTCGCCCTTGGTATCGGAGCATTCGCCTTCGCGTCTCACGCGAGTGCCATGACGATGCAGGAATGCAGCGCCAAATACAAATCCGCCCAAGCGGCCAACAGCCTGAACGGAATGAAGTGGAATGATTTCCGCAAAGCGCAATGCGGAACCGATGCCGCGGCAGCGCCTGCTGCGGGCGATGCCAAGGACGAAGAGCCGACAATGGCCAACACGGATAACGCATCCGAACCGCCGATGACCACGACCAAGGCTCCAAAGGGGGTGGTCTTCCCCACCAAGGTTTCGGCGAAATACGCAAGCGAGTCACCGGGCAAGGCGAGAATGCATACCTGTCTTGATCAATACAAAGCCGACAAGGCCAATGACAGTCTGGGTGGCCTCACCTGGATCAAGAAGGGCGGCGGCTATTACAGCATCTGCAACAGCAAACTGAAGTCCTGATGTCATTTCGCTCGAAATTATCGACGTCGCCGGAAAGCGGCGTCGATAACAATCCATACGGAGGATGCAATGAGTTTCTTTGACAATTTTGGCGGAATGCTCAGCAACGCGATCAGCAACCATCCGGGCGGCCTCGCCGGACTGATGTCCGATGCCTTTTCCCAATTCGGCGGGCTGGACGGCGTGGTGACCAAACTGAACGACGCCGGCCTTGGATCACGCGTCAATTCCTGGCTCGGACGCGGCGAAAACCAGCCGATCACCCCGGACGAAATCCGCTCTGCGCTTTCGAACGAGTATCTCGTCTCGCTTGCCCAGAAACTTGGCGTGCCGACCGACCAGGTGGCGAGTATCCTTGCGCAACACCTGCCGGCGGCGGTGGATCAAGCAAGTCCTGACGGGACGATCCGAACCTCCTGACTCCTAAAGCGCGTCGCAATCTTTCAGATTCGCTCCTCGCGCTTTAGGTCTTTGGTTTACGCATGTCGTTGCGGCAAAAGCGCTTCGCGCTTTGCCTGGTAAAACCGCTGCACACTTTTGCGCGACATGCTTTAACTTACCAGCACGCCTCGGCCCGATCACGGCCCGTTCACCAGTTTGAGGATGAGCTGCTGGATATTGCCGCCGTCACCCATTTCGACCTTGTCGAAGTCGCGGCCGCGCTGGCGCTGTCCTTGAGAGATCTCGCCGAGCCGGCGGGTCAGTTCGACCCTGATCTTCTTGCAATCCGGATCGTCGGCGACCGTGAGGCCGATGCTCATCACCTCGATCTCCTTGACCATCTCCTTGATGGTGTCGCCATGCACCCGCTCATGCGCCGCAACGCCCGTGATGAAGCTCTCCCAGCTGCTTTTGACGGCGGCCGGCAGCGCGACAGACGGTTTGGGCAGCGTGTAGGTGATGATCAGCTTCGGCCGATTGGTGGTGATCACGCAGGCGTTGCCCTGCGCTTCGTATTTGCGGGTCCAGGTCAGCTTGAACGTCGTATGCGCGATGACCCGGCTTGCGCCGACTTCGGGCCCGCGCGCGCCGATCGATTCATAGAGTTCGGCGCCCGTCCTGCCCGATATCGAATAGGGCCGCACTTCTTCCACCGCCTGCCATTCGGCCCGTACGGCGGCCGGCGCCAAGGCGAAAATCGCCGCCATTGCATAAGTTGGAAAGCTTGTCGTCACGCGCGGCCCCCGCCGAATGATGGTTCGCGCGGACCCTAGAGCATGATGCCGAAAAGTGTGAGCGGTTTTCGGGCGACATCATGCTCTAACTCTTTAATTTAGAACAGGATGATTTAAGGCCGACCCGGCCTTAAATCATCCTGTTCTAGCCGGACCGCCCTCCACTTTCAACGCGCCACGCATGGTTCAACCCTGCAGCGTCTTGACCTTGGTGAGATCCGGGAAGAGCCGCATCCAGAGGAGCACGACGATAATCGTCCCGAGCCCGCCGACGAGGCCGGTGGCGACCGGCCCGAGCACGGCCGCCATCATGCCGGATTCGAATTCGCCGAGCTGGTTGGAGGTGCCGATGAACAGCGAATTGACGGCACTGACACGCCCGCGCATCTCATCCGGCGTCAGCAACTGCACCAGCGAACTGCGCACGACGACACTCACCGTATCGGAGGCGCCGACGACAAGCAGGGCGGCGACCGAAAGCACGATATTGGTGGAGAGCGAAAAAACGATGGTGGCGAGGCCGAAGACCGAGACGGCGACAAGCATCTTGTGGCCGACATTGCTTTCGAGCGGCCGGCGGGCAAGCAGGATCGACATGGCGAGCGCGCCGATGGCCGGCGCTGCGCGCAGCAGGCCGAGCTCCCAGGGGCCGGCATGCAGGATATCGCGGGCAAACATCGGCAGCAGCGCGGTGGCGCCGCCGAGCAGCACGGCGAAGAGATCGAGCGAGATCGTGCCGAGCATGACAGGCCGGCTGCGAATGAAGGAAACGCCGGCAAAGACCGAGGCAAGCGTTACCGGCTCGCGCTTACCAGGCGCCCACTGCATGCGGATGGCAATGACGTTGAAGCTCGCAACGGCAAACAGCAGCGCGGCGACAGCAAAAGGCGCCACCGGATTCAGGCCATAGAGCAGGCCGCCGAGCGACGGGCCGATGATCAGCGCCGTCTGCATCATCGAGGTGGAGGTGGCGATCGCCTTCTGCAGCATCGAGGCCGGCACGATGTTCGGCAGCAGCGCCGCCATGGTCGGCCGCTCGAAGGCGACGACGGCGCCGAGCACGGTGACGGCGGCCAGGATGCCGGCCGGCGTCAGCCATTGCTGCCATGTGGCAATCGCCAGCACCAGCGCCGTCACCGCCTCGATCAGCTGGCAGATGAGGCCGATGCGCCGCCGGTCGAACCGGTCGGCGACATGGCCGACGACGAAGGTCAGCACCGCCATCGGCAGGAACTGGCAGAGGCCGACGAGGCCGAGCGCAAGAGCGCTGTGCGTCTGGTCGTAAATCATCCAGCCCATGGCGATGCCGATGGATTGGAAGGACAGCGAGGAAAAGACGCGGGAGGCGGCGAAATTCAGATAGCCGGGGTGGCGCAGAACGCTCCGCGGGCCTTGGGATATGTCCATTGCGATGTCACCGGCCGACGATCGGAGGCTACGGCCTTCAGGAGGTTTTTCTCGGATGTTGGAGCGGTGTTCTGCTCCGATGGTCGGTTTGTCAATCGGGATGCGCTGTTGTCACCCGATTGTGTCCGGGATCAGCGCGGCTCCCTGGAGATGCTGAGATAGGCGGGATCGAATTCGGCGATTTCCTGCAGACGCTCCCAGTCGACGATGGTGATCGTCCGGTTTTCCCAGGTGAAGACACCCTCACGCCGCAGCGCCTGCAGCGTCTTGTTCAGGTGAACGACGGAGATGCCGAGCACATCGGCCATCTCGATCTGCGTCAATGGAAACTGGAAGCTTGGTCCGCGCGTGCGCTTGACGACCTGCAGGCGCACGAAGAGTTCGCAGACGAGATGGGCGATCTGGGCGCGTTTGGAGCGCCGGCCCATGGCGACGATCCATTCGCGATGAATGGCGCCGTCGACGAGCGTATCGAGCCACAGCAGCCGGGTCAGATGCGGCATGCGTTCGGTGATCGTCCTGAGATCGCCGTGGTCGGCGAAGGCGACATAACAGGGCGACAGCGCAACGATGCCGTGATCCATTTTCTTGACGGGAAAGGCGTGCAGATCGACGAAATCGCCGGCGACATGCAGCGCGGTGATCTGCCGGCTGCCATCGGCCATGACCTTGTAGCGCGCCGCAAAACCGTCGAGCAGCAGCGTGCTGTAGGGCGGGCGGCTGCCTTCGGGGACGATGTCCTCCCCGGCAGCGAAGTGCCGATCCTTGACCAGAATCGATCGGAGAAGGTTTTCCTCCTCGGCCGACAGCACATCGCGACTTCCAAGGTTGAGCAGCAGGGCTTCAATCACGCGCTTGTCCGCCGCTTTCGCAAGAGGGGACAGCCACGATGCGACCTGTATTTTCTAACGGAATCAATGCCTAGCCTCGGGAACAATTGTCTTCATCGGTAATTTCCCCCTGTGACGCACAGGAAAGAACATGGCTCGCTACTTTTTCGATCTGCACAACGGCGAAGGTCCGACACGCGACGAGCACGGCACCGAGCTGCGATCGCGTGAGGACATCCCGAAGGAGGTGACCCGCATCCTGCTGGATGTGGCTCGTGACGAACTGCCCGCCGGTGACCGCACGACCATTGCCGTCATCGTTCGCAACGAAAGCGGCGATCCGGTCACGGTGGCGAGCCTCGTCTTCAGCAGTGAATGGCTCGACGCCCTGCGATAGCGGCGGCCGTTTGACGGCTGCCGCCGGTCACACATGCGTTTCGCTCCTTCGGTCGCCGGATGCGACGCCAGAGCATGATGCCGAAAAGTGCGGTTTTCGGGCGACATCATGCTCTAACTCTTTAACTCCTTGTTTTTATACATGTCGTATCGCAAAGCGCCCCACATTTTTGCGCCACATGCATAGGACCCGCCTTCATGGCCGGCAATTAAATTTGACATAGTTTTGCGATTGCCCGGCTCGATCGACAGGCATCCAATCGTGGCGTCCCGGGGTCGGCGCGCCGATCGCGATTACTTCGGAATTTCTTCGAGAATCAGCCGGATTTCGGCGAGCGGCCGCCTGATTTCGTCGAAGAGTTCCACCGAGAACATGTTGAGCGGCGCTGTCGGAAGGCCTTCGACAGCCATTTCCGCCAGCACGCGCCGCGCCTCGGCTTTCGCGGCCTCGATGGTCTCGAATTCATATCCCGTCTCGGTCGCGCCGACGCCGTCACGATCGAAGAGCTGAAAATAGAATTTCGGCACGACACATCCCCCGCTAGAACAGGGTAATTTAAGGCCGGGTCGGCCTTAAATCTGAATCCTGTTCTAAATTAAAGAGTTAGAGCATGATGTCATGAGAAAACCGCTCACACTTTTCGGCATCATGCTCTAGATCAACCTAACGATCCCGCGGGCAACTTGTTCCCGCGGGCTATTTGTTCCCGCCGGCAACTTGTTCCGGTCCCCGGTTCCGACGGATGGATTTTAAACCGTATCGTCGTCAGAAAGTGCCGGCCTCAGGCGAGGCCATTTCCTCGATGCCGTCGACGCGGTTGGGATAGAAGGCGAGATGGTCCTTGATGCTGCTGACGGCGGCATTCGGCGCCTCGTACGTCCAGACCGCATTCTCCGAGCGCTCGCCGCCCGGAATGATGCTGTAATAGGCGGCATCGCCCTTATAGGGACAGTGGCTGGTATGGTCGGTGCGCTGCAGCAGCGACATATCCACATCTCTGCGCGGAATATACTGCACCGGCGGATAGGAAGCCTCACACAGCGTCAGCGCATCGCGGCTATCGGCAATCGTCCTGCCGCTGAGCGTGACGACGACGCGGGCGGGATTGTGCTCGATGGTGATCGGATGGTCAGGCCCCGGGATCTTGATCGATTTGTCTGGCATGAGGTTCATCTCCGGAAGATATCGATCCGAGGGAAATAGGGCGGCGATGCCGCCGACCCAAGGCTTCAAGCCTGCCAGATCGCCTCGGAACGGCTAAACCGCATGATCTACCCCTTCGCTGTCGTTTTCATCGCAGCGCGGCGCCCGGCCAGGCCAAGCCCGAGCACGGCCGCCAGCACGCAGGCGATGCCGGCGATCTGGTTGAGCCCGACCGGCTCGCCGAGGATCAGAGCCGCCAGCATGACGGCGGACACCGGCGCAAGCGCAGTGAAGAGCGCGGCTTCGGTGCCGCTCACTCTTTCGGCCCCGGCATACCAGAGCAGAAAGCCGCCGACGGTCGGCACCAGCGCATAATAGACGACGGCAGCGACGGCGTTAGGCGAAACTGCGTGGGCAAGGGGCATCTCGAAAACGGCCGGAATGAGGGCGACGATGAAACCGATGCCGGTCATCAGCGTCGACTGGGCAAGCGGCGGGATCTCCGTTCGCAGCCGCTTGTTCAGGAGGATGAACAAACCCTCGCAGATGACCGCCAGGAAAATCAGCACATTGCCGGCAAACGAGCCGCCGGTCGCCTCCGGCGTGAAAGCGATCGAGAGCACGCCTGCCGTTGCCAGCACCACGGCCAGAAGCAGGGCACGCCCCGGCCGTTCGCCAAGGACGAGGATCGAAATCACCGCCGAAACCACCGGCAGCGTGCCGATGATGACGCCGGCATCGGCCGCCGAAGTCAGGTGCAGGCCCGATATCAGCAGCGTCGTATAGCCGACGCTGCCGGCGCCGGCTTGAACGAAGAGGATGAGGCGGTCATGCCCCGCAAGCTTCGGCAGCCGGGTGCCGGTCGCCCGCATGAGCAGGAGGAGGATGGGACATGCGAGAGCGAAGCGCAAGGCGGTGGCGCTGAACGGCGCCAAGCCCGAAGCGATGAGCTTGCTCGCAATGACCGTGCTTCCGACCGTCAGCATGGCCAAAGCCAGATAGAGATACCCTTGAACCTGTCTCGACATAATGCGCTCCTGTTTGGCGCGCCGAAGAAACAGCAGGAGCAGTCAGAGATCTTGAACGAAATTGCAGGGCATAAGGAACTGCGGCGCAGCGGCCAGCCTCATCTGAACTGCCCGGTGACGAAAACTCGAATGCCGTCATCACTCAAAGAAAGGCGCCGGCATAAAGCCGCGGCGAAAGGCCATATCTGCGCACGAAGACGCGCGTCATGTGGCTCTGATCGGCAAAGCCGCTGGCAAAGGCCGCTTCGGCAAGCGGCATGCCTTGGGCGATCAGTCGCCGGGCGATATGGATGCGGGCCTGGACGAGATAGGCATGCGGCGTCAATCCCGTCGCCTTGGCAAAGCCGCGCAGCACCTGGAAGCGGCTGAGCCCGCTTTCCCTGGCAAGATCGGCAAGCGAGACGGCGGCAAGCGGGTCGTCGTCGATCAGGTCTCGCGCGGCACGGATGGAAGCCGGCACCGGCGGCGGCCCATCGTAGTCGCCTCGTTCCCGCATGACATCGGCGGCGAGGCGCAGCAGCAGTTGATCGCACAGCAGCCCGTCGGCCGCTCCGTTGCCGGTCGCAGCGCGAAACAGCATCTCGAAGCGGGCGGCAATCGCCCCGTTACGGATGACCGGATGCGGGATCTCCGAGCGCCTCGTCCCACCCTCGCCGATCTCTCGCGACAGGCCGGTGACGATCTCGGGATCGAAATAGAGGATGCGCCAGGATCGGCTCTGACCGATCGGCGCGCCGTCATGCACCTCGTTCGGATTGACGGTGATGATGTCGCCGGCCCAGGCCTCCACCATGCCGCGCCCGCTCAGCGATTTCTGCGCCCCTGACGAGACGAGGCCGATGCCGAACTGCTCATGCGTATGCCTGGCAAAACTCAGATGCGTTTCCGCCTCCACCGCTTCGACGCCCGCCAGCGCCGAGCGCAACATCCTGAACTGGTTCTTCGCCATCATCTGCCCGCAGGTTCGATTGCGGCCACTCTGCCAGCCGGATGGAAATGCGGCAATGGCTAGAAGAACTCGTCGAGCAACTGGAAATAATGGAGCCTCGCCGGATCCGGCGTCGTCAGCCCGTAACGATCGAGGAAGGGCTGCACCAGCGCCCCGCCAAAATTATGGGCGATGCTGCGGCAGGCGAGCGCGATATCCTGATGGCGATCGGCGACGCCGAGACGGCTGCAATCGATATAGCCGGAGAACCCTTCTGCCGAGGCGATGAAATTCGGCAGGCAGGCATCGCCATGGGTGACGACGAGATCCTCGCGGCCCGGCCTTCTGTTTTCGAGTTCGGCAAACAGCGTCTCGGCACTTTTCCCAAGCCGCGTCTCGTCGAAATCGGTCTCGTCGACGATGCCCGCCTGCATCCGCGCTTTGGCCGCGGCAATACGGTTCTCCAGCCGGTGATCGAAGGGGCAGGAGGCGATCGGCAGGCGATGCAGGCCGAGAAGCGCCGCCGCCAGCAATTCCACCCGCATAAGCGGCGTCAGCGTCGACGCGCTGGCGAGATCAGCGCCTGGCAGGGCGCTGATCAGCAGCCGGTTGCGCCCGCCGCTGCTTTCCCACGCAATGACTTCGGGACAGGGCAGACCGGAAGCCTTGAGCCAGTCAAGCCTCGCTGCTTCATCGGCGAGCTCGCCGAACGGCCCCATTGCCTCGACCTTAAGGTAGAGGACCGGCAGGCCCTCGCCTTCCAGCCGAAAGACGCTCGCCGCCGAACGGCCGAGCGCATCCCGCTCCATCCGATAGCCCGACAGCCGGTCGACAAGCGCTCCGGGCAGCAATGTCATGGAAAATTTCAATGAAGCGTTTCGGCGGGCGCGGCTTCGAGCAGGATCTCGAAAGCCTCTTCGAGGGCCGCTACCAGAATATCGGTCAGCTCGTCGCCCTTGTTTTCAAGAAACAGCGCGCTGACGGCTTCATCCTGACGCTCCAGAAAACGCTCGATCTCGTTCGACATATCATCGTCCCTTCTTCACCGTATCATCACGGCCATGAGGAAAGGCTAGATGGGGTTCCTTGCGCGTGGCTTGTTGCAGGATGCCTCGGCTCACGTCAATTACTCACGAATGCTATAGGTCGCATACCGGCTACGAGGGATCAACTCGCCAGCCTCATGGGCAAACGAGATGACTTTGGTGGCGTCCTCGTTAACCTCGCAACGGAACCGAATTTGATACCAGCCTTTGGCGGTGCGGAAAGCCGCACTCTTGATATCCAGAACTGTGCCGCTCGATAGTCCGAAAGTCGGCACGATGATCGGCTGAAAGCTGGGCGTATCATGGATGAGCTGTTGCTGGAGTTCATTACCGCAAAGTTGGGCAATT contains:
- a CDS encoding MFS transporter, giving the protein MDISQGPRSVLRHPGYLNFAASRVFSSLSFQSIGIAMGWMIYDQTHSALALGLVGLCQFLPMAVLTFVVGHVADRFDRRRIGLICQLIEAVTALVLAIATWQQWLTPAGILAAVTVLGAVVAFERPTMAALLPNIVPASMLQKAIATSTSMMQTALIIGPSLGGLLYGLNPVAPFAVAALLFAVASFNVIAIRMQWAPGKREPVTLASVFAGVSFIRSRPVMLGTISLDLFAVLLGGATALLPMFARDILHAGPWELGLLRAAPAIGALAMSILLARRPLESNVGHKMLVAVSVFGLATIVFSLSTNIVLSVAALLVVGASDTVSVVVRSSLVQLLTPDEMRGRVSAVNSLFIGTSNQLGEFESGMMAAVLGPVATGLVGGLGTIIVVLLWMRLFPDLTKVKTLQG
- a CDS encoding DUF427 domain-containing protein, which encodes MPDKSIKIPGPDHPITIEHNPARVVVTLSGRTIADSRDALTLCEASYPPVQYIPRRDVDMSLLQRTDHTSHCPYKGDAAYYSIIPGGERSENAVWTYEAPNAAVSSIKDHLAFYPNRVDGIEEMASPEAGTF
- a CDS encoding SIMPL domain-containing protein, which gives rise to MAPILSKTLLMTALLTLPIAAAAPALAQEAKPREAVISVTGDGEKAVAPDMAIVNLAVVKQAKTAREALDENNKAMNEVLKALKDGGIAERDLQTSGFSIQPQYNYPQPVDGQQQQPQLIGYQTINSVTVRLRDLAKLGAVIDQSVTLGINQGGDIQFTNDKPEAAIEEARKNAVAEAVKKAKTLSEAAGVKLGRIIEINENVPRAMPQPAYRATMMKEADSAVPVQGGENTYNISVTVTFAIEQ
- a CDS encoding DMT family transporter, whose translation is MSRQVQGYLYLALAMLTVGSTVIASKLIASGLAPFSATALRFALACPILLLLMRATGTRLPKLAGHDRLILFVQAGAGSVGYTTLLISGLHLTSAADAGVIIGTLPVVSAVISILVLGERPGRALLLAVVLATAGVLSIAFTPEATGGSFAGNVLIFLAVICEGLFILLNKRLRTEIPPLAQSTLMTGIGFIVALIPAVFEMPLAHAVSPNAVAAVVYYALVPTVGGFLLWYAGAERVSGTEAALFTALAPVSAVMLAALILGEPVGLNQIAGIACVLAAVLGLGLAGRRAAMKTTAKG
- a CDS encoding Crp/Fnr family transcriptional regulator; the protein is MIEALLLNLGSRDVLSAEEENLLRSILVKDRHFAAGEDIVPEGSRPPYSTLLLDGFAARYKVMADGSRQITALHVAGDFVDLHAFPVKKMDHGIVALSPCYVAFADHGDLRTITERMPHLTRLLWLDTLVDGAIHREWIVAMGRRSKRAQIAHLVCELFVRLQVVKRTRGPSFQFPLTQIEMADVLGISVVHLNKTLQALRREGVFTWENRTITIVDWERLQEIAEFDPAYLSISREPR
- a CDS encoding DUF922 domain-containing protein, with the translated sequence MTTSFPTYAMAAIFALAPAAVRAEWQAVEEVRPYSISGRTGAELYESIGARGPEVGASRVIAHTTFKLTWTRKYEAQGNACVITTNRPKLIITYTLPKPSVALPAAVKSSWESFITGVAAHERVHGDTIKEMVKEIEVMSIGLTVADDPDCKKIRVELTRRLGEISQGQRQRGRDFDKVEMGDGGNIQQLILKLVNGP
- a CDS encoding carbonic anhydrase: MQRRDFIKGLFVLGACPACAQADFAAEAAHWSYEGQSGPDHWGAMAPDNAACSAGSQQSPLDLTGAVKAELAPLTLDWKAGGKIVNNGHTIQVTVPEGSTLSRGGNRYDLLQYHFHAPSEHHVDGRSFPMEMHFVPRRKETGTLGVLGVFLTPGAANAGFSRLAAAFPKTSGGEAAVDDVDPNGLLPKELTYWSYEGSLTTPPCSEIVDWMVLRQPIEVDEKDIRAFTTLYPMNARPVLAANRRFILSSF
- a CDS encoding YidB family protein, with protein sequence MSFFDNFGGMLSNAISNHPGGLAGLMSDAFSQFGGLDGVVTKLNDAGLGSRVNSWLGRGENQPITPDEIRSALSNEYLVSLAQKLGVPTDQVASILAQHLPAAVDQASPDGTIRTS
- a CDS encoding secondary thiamine-phosphate synthase enzyme YjbQ, with protein sequence MPQTILTLSTRGQGLYEFTDQAEAFVNRSGQAEGLLTVFVRHTSCSLLIQENADADVRTDLLSFFRRLVPPASDPSMGWVVHRAEGPDDMPAHIKAALTQVSIGIPVARGRLMLGTWQGLYLFEHRDRPHRREIVLHLSP
- a CDS encoding DUF1428 family protein; the encoded protein is MSYVDGFIVAVPKANVEAYKEFSTLAGTIWKEHGALEYVECIGDDVPYGELTSFPRAVQAREDEVVVFAWIIYRSRQERDDINAKVMADPRLKDDQWQMPFDGKRMIYGGFETLIKL